A genomic window from Lepisosteus oculatus isolate fLepOcu1 chromosome 27, fLepOcu1.hap2, whole genome shotgun sequence includes:
- the tmem79a gene encoding transmembrane protein 79 isoform X1 — protein sequence MPGRMTANPESELLLDEGKDRPLENGSLSSVPLKPGLTGEGAQETEKKEEMEGEEEEGTRKGEGEEERGVKKEVGEEEVGVKEGKGEEERGVKKEVGEEEVGVKEEQGEEEKEEEVRSALTESSTLLWSAEKREAEKGSGVLGATGAEMEEDPLVNSLPEKAAQVFSPSVRILGPRSGLHRKSADREELCVHGGDPEKSPFLNRQGTPPDGYWPEDDGPSHARGRCCGCRGRDALKSLSSLVAAALIFPLLLWGGFVFLPFDAPLLPGAPLRLVYTLRCAAFATVPVVLGVLVLGLSRLCWASLMPQSQERGEVWVHRHFVQDSLSLFLLFFLNLAVLSTYLSQETLKLVPLLTGLFAIARLVYWLAFALGSSFRGLGFGLTFFPVLVMLVANLYFTFVQEGGSIFALEEPEEPGATPPPGQPRLRFWG from the exons ATGCCCGGTCGGATGACCGCGAACCCCGAATCGGAGCTGCTCTTGGACGAGGGGAAGGACCGTCCTCTTGAAAATGGCTCGCTGAGCTCTGTACCCCTCAAACCAGGCCTGACGGGAGAGGGGGCGCAGGAGACGGAGAAGAAGGAAGAGatggagggggaggaggaggagggaaccaggaagggagagggggaggaggagaggggagtGAAGAAGGAAGTaggagaggaggaggtgggAGTGAAGGAGGggaagggagaggaggagaggggagtGAAGAAGGAAGTaggagaggaggaggtgggagtgaaggaggagcagggagaggaggagaaggaggaggaggtaagGTCAGCTTTAACAGAGTCCAGTACCCTGCTGTGGTCAGCAGAGAAGCGAGAGGCCGAGAAGGGCAGCGGGGTTCTGGGGGCGACGGGGGCGGAGATGGAGGAGGACCCCCTCGTGAACTCGCTGCCCGAGAAGGCGGCGCAGGTGTTCAGCCCCAGCGTGCGGATCCTGGGCCCCAGGTCCGGCCTGCACAGGAAGTCTGCGGACAGGGAGGAGCTGTGTGTTCACGGTGGGGACCCCGAGAAGAGCCCCTTCCTGAACCGCCAGGGGACCCCCCCAGATGGGTACTGGCCGGAAGATGACGGTCCATCACATG cCCGTGGTCGGTGCTGCGGTTGCCGTGGTCGCGATGCTCTGAagtccctctcctctctggtTGCTGCCGCCCTCATCTTCCCTCTCCTCCTGTGGGGCGGGTTTGTGTTCCTGCCGTTTGACGCCCCCCTGCTCCCCGGCGCCCCCCTGAGGCTGGTCTACACCCTGCGCTGCGCCGCCTTCGCCACCGTGCCCGTGGTCCTGG GCGTGCTGGTTCTGGGCCTGTCCCGGCTGTGCTGGGCCTCTCTGATGCCGCAGAGCCAGGAGCGAGGAGAAGTCTGGGTGCACCGGCACTTCGTCCAGGACTCCCTCTcgctcttcctcctcttcttcctcaACCTGGCCGTGCTGTCCACCTACCTGAGCCAGGAGACCCTCAAGCTCGTACCGCTGCTCACCGGTCTGTTCGCCATCGCCAG GCTGGTTTACTGGCTGGCCTTCGCCCTGGGCAGCAGTTTCCGTGGCCTGGGCTTCGGACTGACCTTCTTCCCCGTGCTGGTCATGCTGGTGGCCAACCTGTACTTCACCTTCGTTCAGGAGGGCGGCAGCATCTTCGCCCTGGAAGAGCCCGAGGAGCCCGGCGCCACGCCGCCCCCCGGCCAGCCCCGGCTGAGGTTCTGGGGCTGA
- the LOC107080103 gene encoding uncharacterized protein isoform X2: MAGAQCRRKSCLFRLSKENCPFRRLRKTTAYEIRNPPSASTVERWGAAEQTPSSCPPQPLNGIAQVYIEPRPPEVYCPAPSSPHQSGAQCGAVNHTCLLHVGPHPLLTPRCPCRPPLDSALEGAVMDADPMLFGLVQSSPGPPASLPASEVRPSWAHHHPQHRGSNPPPAPTPAHLRPLSSDVDASMDLDLDIDPETGERALG; the protein is encoded by the exons ATGGCCGGAGCGCAGTGCCGCAGGAAAAGCTGTCTGTTCCGGCTGTCGAAGGAGAACTGCCCCTTCAGGCGGCTGCGGAAGACCACCGCCTACG AAATAAGGAATCCTCCATCTGCCAGCACTGTGGAAAGATGGGGTGCGGCTGAGCAGACGCCCAGTAGTTGCCCCCCGCAGCCTCTGAATGGTATCGCCCAGGTGTACATAGAGCCCCGCCCTCCAGAAGTCTACTGCCCCGCCCCCTCCAGTCCACACCAATCAGGAGCGCAGTGTGGTGCTGTCAATCACACTTGTCTCCTCCACGTGGGTCCTCACCCGTTGCTGACCCCTCGCTGCCCCTGTCGCCCTCCCTTGGACTCGGCGCTGGAGGGAGCGGTGATGGACGCAGATCCGATGTTGTTTGGATTGGTCCAGTCCAGCCCCGGACCCCCTGCCAGCCTTCCTGCCTCAGAGGTGAGGCCGAGCTGGGCCCATCATCATCCTCAGCACAGAGGCTCGAACCCTCCACCAGCACCCACCCCTGCACACCTGAGACCCCTGTCCTCAGACGTTGACGCCAGCATGG acCTGGACCTTGATATTGACCccgagacaggggagagagcgCTGGGCTGA
- the LOC107080103 gene encoding uncharacterized protein isoform X1 gives MAGAQCRRKSCLFRLSKENCPFRRLRKTTAYEIRNPPSASTVERWGAAEQTPSSCPPQPLNGIAQVYIEPRPPEVYCPAPSSPHQSGAQCGAVNHTCLLHVGPHPLLTPRCPCRPPLDSALEGAVMDADPMLFGLVQSSPGPPASLPASETWTLILTPRQGRERWADDNTLPLLCHCHPGNSDSVPAGPMAPGFYANLRSRLRGQSV, from the exons ATGGCCGGAGCGCAGTGCCGCAGGAAAAGCTGTCTGTTCCGGCTGTCGAAGGAGAACTGCCCCTTCAGGCGGCTGCGGAAGACCACCGCCTACG AAATAAGGAATCCTCCATCTGCCAGCACTGTGGAAAGATGGGGTGCGGCTGAGCAGACGCCCAGTAGTTGCCCCCCGCAGCCTCTGAATGGTATCGCCCAGGTGTACATAGAGCCCCGCCCTCCAGAAGTCTACTGCCCCGCCCCCTCCAGTCCACACCAATCAGGAGCGCAGTGTGGTGCTGTCAATCACACTTGTCTCCTCCACGTGGGTCCTCACCCGTTGCTGACCCCTCGCTGCCCCTGTCGCCCTCCCTTGGACTCGGCGCTGGAGGGAGCGGTGATGGACGCAGATCCGATGTTGTTTGGATTGGTCCAGTCCAGCCCCGGACCCCCTGCCAGCCTTCCTGCCTCAGAG acCTGGACCTTGATATTGACCccgagacaggggagagagcgCTGGGCTGACGACAACACTCTCCCTCTTCTCTGCCACTGCCACCCAGGGAACTCCGACTCCGTTCCCGCAGGGCCCATGGCTCCTGGTTTTTATGCCAACCTGCGCTCTCGTTTACGAGGTCAGTCTGTGTAA
- the tmem79a gene encoding transmembrane protein 79 isoform X2, with protein sequence MPGRMTANPESELLLDEGKDRPLENGSLSSVPLKPGLTGEGAQETEKKEEMEGEEEEGTRKGEGEEERGVKKEVGEEEVGVKEEQGEEEKEEEVRSALTESSTLLWSAEKREAEKGSGVLGATGAEMEEDPLVNSLPEKAAQVFSPSVRILGPRSGLHRKSADREELCVHGGDPEKSPFLNRQGTPPDGYWPEDDGPSHARGRCCGCRGRDALKSLSSLVAAALIFPLLLWGGFVFLPFDAPLLPGAPLRLVYTLRCAAFATVPVVLGVLVLGLSRLCWASLMPQSQERGEVWVHRHFVQDSLSLFLLFFLNLAVLSTYLSQETLKLVPLLTGLFAIARLVYWLAFALGSSFRGLGFGLTFFPVLVMLVANLYFTFVQEGGSIFALEEPEEPGATPPPGQPRLRFWG encoded by the exons ATGCCCGGTCGGATGACCGCGAACCCCGAATCGGAGCTGCTCTTGGACGAGGGGAAGGACCGTCCTCTTGAAAATGGCTCGCTGAGCTCTGTACCCCTCAAACCAGGCCTGACGGGAGAGGGGGCGCAGGAGACGGAGAAGAAGGAAGAGatggagggggaggaggaggagggaaccaggaagggagagggggaggaggagaggggagtGAAGAAGGAAGTaggagaggaggag gtgggagtgaaggaggagcagggagaggaggagaaggaggaggaggtaagGTCAGCTTTAACAGAGTCCAGTACCCTGCTGTGGTCAGCAGAGAAGCGAGAGGCCGAGAAGGGCAGCGGGGTTCTGGGGGCGACGGGGGCGGAGATGGAGGAGGACCCCCTCGTGAACTCGCTGCCCGAGAAGGCGGCGCAGGTGTTCAGCCCCAGCGTGCGGATCCTGGGCCCCAGGTCCGGCCTGCACAGGAAGTCTGCGGACAGGGAGGAGCTGTGTGTTCACGGTGGGGACCCCGAGAAGAGCCCCTTCCTGAACCGCCAGGGGACCCCCCCAGATGGGTACTGGCCGGAAGATGACGGTCCATCACATG cCCGTGGTCGGTGCTGCGGTTGCCGTGGTCGCGATGCTCTGAagtccctctcctctctggtTGCTGCCGCCCTCATCTTCCCTCTCCTCCTGTGGGGCGGGTTTGTGTTCCTGCCGTTTGACGCCCCCCTGCTCCCCGGCGCCCCCCTGAGGCTGGTCTACACCCTGCGCTGCGCCGCCTTCGCCACCGTGCCCGTGGTCCTGG GCGTGCTGGTTCTGGGCCTGTCCCGGCTGTGCTGGGCCTCTCTGATGCCGCAGAGCCAGGAGCGAGGAGAAGTCTGGGTGCACCGGCACTTCGTCCAGGACTCCCTCTcgctcttcctcctcttcttcctcaACCTGGCCGTGCTGTCCACCTACCTGAGCCAGGAGACCCTCAAGCTCGTACCGCTGCTCACCGGTCTGTTCGCCATCGCCAG GCTGGTTTACTGGCTGGCCTTCGCCCTGGGCAGCAGTTTCCGTGGCCTGGGCTTCGGACTGACCTTCTTCCCCGTGCTGGTCATGCTGGTGGCCAACCTGTACTTCACCTTCGTTCAGGAGGGCGGCAGCATCTTCGCCCTGGAAGAGCCCGAGGAGCCCGGCGCCACGCCGCCCCCCGGCCAGCCCCGGCTGAGGTTCTGGGGCTGA
- the LOC102685162 gene encoding protein S100-A1-like, translated as MSAIQQAMALLIDAFHKYSGKEGDKYTLSKAELKDLLTNELGDLLGKANDKTAIDKIFGALDHDKSGEVDFQEYVTMVGALSVACNDFFVDYQKKGGKK; from the exons ATGAGTGCCATACAACAGGCCATGGCCTTGCTGATCGACGCCTTCCACAAGTACTCTGGGAAGGAGGGGGACAAGTACACCCTGAGCAAGGCGGAGCTCAAGGACCTGCTGACGAACGAGCTGGGGGATCTGTTGGGG AAAGCCAATGACAAGACTGCCATTGATAAAATCTTCGGTGCCCTGGACCACGACAAGAGCGGCGAGGTGGACTTCCAGGAGTACGTCACCATGGTGGGCGCCCTGAGCGTGGCCTGCAACGACTTCTTCGTGGACTACCAGAAGAAGGGTGGAAAGAAAtga
- the msto1 gene encoding protein misato homolog 1, which yields MANVCREVVTLQLGHFSNYVGTHWWNLQDAALCYDPDSPSPPSELLSDVLFREGVTLGGQTTYTPRLITLDLKGSLSTLRQEGSLYETGKEVRTFTWEGEVMTHKESPPAKNSFLQDLDRLDEGQLLPEGDFSATQAQESKALSAGGIAMATVNASLERAQKRYSLEGSVRVWSDFLRVHLHPRSMMVINEYNHDGETNRLEAFGQGEALCRSATVLEQLEDRLHFFVEECDYLQGFQVLCDLQDGFSGLGSGVTELLHDSYGGRGIFTWGLAPVRHPDTSPVKDLYHLVNSALGLVSLSNHSSLFCPLTLKGGLGRCPAPPTSFPHLQFDSSLWYHSSAVLAAALDTMTVPYRQTQGGGPMWQLSDALAVSGRKVAAAYSALPFPMMLGTSLPDALSSYGDSLPWRPLSACGELGDGQSFGQSVTLRGVEAQSLVSALAPGTRPSTPLHTCGSGEEVLASFVWRHYPSTPVAVHWISSPCKLTPPFPQIFSPTLGVTGLLEPSPRAPQTAVGSVPVLSSLQSTPALHPCLTDLWRATSAQDPRRLASFLGAGTEQGDLQEALEDLRTLVQCYRGTLEPSPLGSSEDESD from the exons ATGGCAAACGTGTGTCGCGAGGTTGTGACCCTGCAGCTGGGACATTTCTCAAACTATGTGGGGACCCACTGGTGGAATTTGCAG GATGCTGCTCTGTGCTACGACCCGGATTCCCCCAGCCCCCCCAGCGAGTTGCTGAGTGATGTCCTATTCCGGGAGGGGGTCACACTGGGGGGACAGACCACCTACACCCCCCGCCTCATCACACTGGACCTCAAGG GAAGCCTCAGTACCTTGAGGCAGGAAGGCAGCCTCTATGAGACAGGGAAAGAAGTCAGAACTTTCACCTG GGAGGGAGAGGTGATGACCCACAAGGAGTCCCCCCCAGCGAAGAACTCCTTCCTCCAGGACCTTGACCGTTTGGAT GAGGGGCAGCTGCTGCCCGAGGGAGACTTCTCTGCTACCCAGGCACAGGAAAGCAAGG CTCTCTCGGCAGGCGGCATTGCCATGGCGACGGTGAACGCCAGTCTGGAGCGCGCTCAGAAGCGGTACAGCCTGGAGGGCAGCGTGAGGGTGTGGTCTGACTTCCTGAGGGTCCACCTGCACCCCCGCAGCATGATGGTCATCAACGAGTACAACCACGACGG GGAGACGAATCGCTTGGAGGCGTTTGGCCAGGGGGAGGCGCTGTGCCGGTCCGCCACAGTACTGGAACAGCTGGAGGACCGTCTGCACTTCTTTGTGGAGGAGTGCGACTACCTGCAG gGGTTCCAGGTGCTGTGTGACCTTCAAGATGGGTTTTCAGGTCTGGGGTCAGGGGTCACAGAGCTCCTTCATGACTCATACGGAGGGAGAGGCATTTTCACATGGGGACTGGCTCCTGTCAGACACCCCGATACT AGCCCAGTGAAGGATCTGTACCACCTGGTGAACTCCGCCCTCGGCCTGGTCAGCCTGTCCAATCACAGCTCCCTCTTctgccccctgaccctgaagGGCGGGCTCGGCCGATGCCCCGCTCCCCCGACCTCCTTCCCTCACCTGCAGTTTGAC TCCTCTCTGTGGTATCACTCTAGTGCAGTGCTGGCGGCGGCTCTGGACACCATGACTGTGCCCTACCGACAGACGCAGGGTGGCGGCCCCATGTGGCAGCTGTCGGACGCGCTGGCTGTCTCAGGCCGGAAG GTGGCAGCAGCCTACAGCGCACTTCCATTTCCCATGATGCTTGGCACCTCTCTCCCAGACGCCCTGAGTAGCTATGGCGATTCGTTGCCATGGAGACCCCTGTCGGCCTGTGGGGAGCTGGGCGACGGGCAAAGCTTCGGCCAATCAGTGACCCTGAGGGGAGTCGAGGCGCAGAGCCTGGTGAG TGCGCTGGCCCCCGGGACACGCCCCTCCACCCCTCTGCACACCTGCGGCTCTGGAGAGGAGGTGCTGGCGAGCTTCGTGTGGAGACACTACCCCTCGACCCCAGT GGCGGTCCACTGGATCTCCAGCCCCTGTAAACTGACCCCCCCGTTCCCCCAGATCTTCAGCCCCACCCTGGGGGTGACGGGCTTGCTGGAGCCGAGCCCCCGCGCCCCACAGACAG CGGTGGGCAGTGTCCCGGTGCTATCGTCTCTCCAGTCCACGCCAGCGCTGCACCCCTGCCTGACCGACCTGTGGCGGGCCACCAGTGCCCAGGACCCCCGCCGCCTCGCCAGCTTCCTGGGCGCGGGCACAGAGCAGGGCGACCTGCAGGAGGCGCTGGAGGACCTCCGCACTCTGGTGCAGTGCTACAGGGGCACCTTGGAGCCCAGCCCCCTCGGCTCCTCGGAGGATGAGTCCGACTGA
- the glmp gene encoding glycosylated lysosomal membrane protein, whose protein sequence is MATAGVSAALCVLFLCLSLQPSRGLFNSGTDGYRRKVSLELNPGLNSSPAAPPGVNVLHVRAVGPSDTLHFIWGSQGAPTLLLIHTNSSNSSLHIDWQRMLSSNSTGSLWVEPETSVQYSSALVFTRIWEYSDDNDTADPSRVPSSSFFPAYDLADFAWDDLNRTLNLATLRGQLCGRNSSDPAGAFANGSVCLEISAFEAWGRDAAWPRLLHSANSSQLRLVVSNVTERANQSRFALEMVAVTGRGRQSRVDTLRSIDDENTPSIFQVSQWVTMPANARAPVLSFAQWKPVAYRSRAPVFEDATPVRHSALLDLPIPPDSGLVRAFFGDQPSPGYQAVALNVSFGITGDPFYNATRYLSWTVLLGLGSPPQDSFSVLVQVIMAVALGMPLLLLLLGGLYVCLGHRNQAPGYAPIN, encoded by the exons ATGGCGACGGCCGGGGTCTCGGCGGCGCTCTGTGTTCTCTTCTTGTGTTTGAGCTTGCAGCCCAGTCGGGGTCTGTTCAATAGCGGCACGGACGGCTACCGGCGGAAG GTCTCCCTCGAGTTGAACCCAGGTCTGAACAGCAGCCCTGCGGCGCCCCCTGGCGTAAATGTGCTGCATGTGCGTGCTGTCGGGCCCAGCGACACCTTGCATTTCATCTGGGGCAGCCAGGGGGCGCCCACGCTGCTCCTGATCCACACCAACTCCTCCAACTCCAGCCTGCACATCGACTGGCAGCGTATGCTCTCCAGCAATTCCACCGGCAGCTTGTGGGTGGAGCCAGAGACCAGTGTGCAGTACTCCAGTGCCCTTGTCTTCACCAGG ATCTGGGAGTACAGCGATGACAACGACACGGCCGACCCCTCCCGGGTCCCctcctccagtttcttccccGCCTACGACCTGGCCGACTTCGCCTGGGACGACCTCAACCGCACCCTGAACCTCGCCACCCTCCGCGGCCAGCTCTGCGGCCGCAACTCCTCCGACCCAGCGGGCGCCTTCGCCAACGGCTCCGTCTGCCTGGAG ATCTCTGCGTTTGAGGCCTGGGGGCGGGATGCGGCCTGGCCCCGCCTCCTGCACAGCGCCAACTCCTCCCAGCTGCGGCTGGTGGTCTCCAACGTCACCGAGAGGGCCAACCAGTCCCGCTTCGCCTTGGAGATGGTCGCCGTCACGGGCCGAGGCCGCCAGAGCCGAGTGGACACGCTGCGCTCCATCGACGACGAGAACACCCCTTCCATCTTCCAG GTGTCTCAGTGGGTGACCATGCCGGCCAACGCCAGAGCTCCGGTTCTGAGCTTCGCCCAGTGGAAGCCGGTCGCGTATCGCTCCCGGGCCCCAGTTTTCGAGGACGCCACGCCCGTCCGTCATTCCGCCCTGCTTGACCTCCCCATCCCCCCTGATTCGGGGCTGGTGCGGGCGTTTTTTGGGGATCAGCCCAGCCCGGGGTACCAGGCCGTCGCTCTCAATGTGTCCTTCGGCATCACGGGGGACCCCTTCTACAACGCCACCCGCTACCTGAGCTG GACGGTGCTGTTGGGTCTGGGCTCCCCTCCGCAggactccttctctgtcctcgTCCAGGTCATCATGGCGGTGGCTCTGGGCATGccgctgctgttgctgctgttggGCGGGCTCTACGTGTGCCTGGGCCACAGGAACCAGGCTCCAGGTTACGCGCCAATCAACTGA